From a single Rutidosis leptorrhynchoides isolate AG116_Rl617_1_P2 chromosome 5, CSIRO_AGI_Rlap_v1, whole genome shotgun sequence genomic region:
- the LOC139848292 gene encoding universal stress protein PHOS34, whose protein sequence is MPENLGCVLVAVDGSDESMNALNWALDNVKLRPEGSLVIIHVQSPPSIAAGLNPGAIPFGGPSDVEVPAFAAAIEAHQRRITDAIITHAMKICTDKNADVKTQILIGDPKEKLCEAVEELHADLLVMGCRSFGPIKRMFLGSVSNYCSNHVPCPVMIVKGTTT, encoded by the exons ATGCCTGAAAACCTAGGTTGCGTGCTCGTTGCCGTCGACGGCAGCGATGAGAGTATGAACGCTTTAAATTGGGCACTCGATAACGTCAAGCTTCGTCCCGAAGGATCTCTAGTCATTATTCACGTTCAATCTCCACCCTCGATCGCCGCCGGTCTCAATCCCGGTGCTATCCCCTTCGGTGGTCCTA GTGATGTGGAGGTGCCGGCGTTTGCTGCGGCAATTGAGGCCCATCAACGGCGGATAACTGATGCTATCATAACTCATGCTATGAAGATCTGTACTGATAAGAAT GCGGATGTCAAGACACAAATACTGATTGGGGATCCTAAGGAGAAATTATGTGAAGCTGTTGAGGAGTTACATGCTGATTTACTTGTAATGGGATGTCGCTCTTTTGGCCCAATCAAGAG GATGTTTTTGGGAAGTGTAAGTAACTATTGTTCCAACCATGTGCCATGCCCTGTCATGATAGTTAAAGGCACTACTACTTAA